In one window of Nocardioides panacisoli DNA:
- a CDS encoding lipid II:glycine glycyltransferase FemX, producing the protein MPSVRVISPSEHHDFLTSRASASFLQTPGWAAVKSEWRPESLGWFEGEEQVGAALVLHRKLPRLNKSLAYLPEGPVIDWTTDRLGDWLEPMVTHLKQQGAFAVRIGPPVVTARWDAQQVKAGIADDAVTRLTQLPPTEQDPAGARVVSQLTSLGWRRQDAGGGFSAGQPRYNFQIPLVSTGSTTGDGSTTGERSPRTEDDVLKGMNQQWRRNIKKATKAGVEVEQTDPRGGLKLFHDLYVHTAERDGFTPRPLSYFRAMFEALAEPRADAVTDLRLYLARHEGDLVAATIWIRVGEHSWYSYGASSTEKRDVRGSNAIQWRMITDALTEGAAIYDLRGITETLDADDPHVGLIQFKVGTGGEAVEYAGEWDLPINRALYKAFQIYLSRR; encoded by the coding sequence ATGCCGAGCGTGCGCGTGATCTCCCCGTCCGAGCACCACGACTTCCTCACCAGCCGAGCCAGTGCCAGCTTCCTGCAGACGCCCGGTTGGGCGGCCGTCAAGAGTGAGTGGCGCCCCGAGTCGCTGGGGTGGTTCGAGGGTGAGGAGCAGGTCGGCGCCGCGCTCGTGCTGCACCGCAAGCTGCCCAGGCTCAACAAGTCGCTGGCCTACCTCCCCGAGGGCCCGGTCATCGACTGGACGACCGACCGCCTCGGCGACTGGCTGGAGCCGATGGTGACCCACCTCAAGCAGCAGGGGGCGTTCGCGGTCCGCATCGGCCCGCCGGTCGTCACCGCCCGCTGGGACGCCCAGCAGGTCAAGGCCGGCATCGCCGACGACGCCGTCACCCGCCTCACCCAGCTGCCGCCCACCGAGCAGGACCCCGCCGGCGCCCGGGTGGTCTCGCAGCTCACCTCGCTGGGCTGGCGCCGGCAGGACGCCGGGGGCGGGTTCTCCGCCGGGCAGCCGCGCTACAACTTCCAGATCCCGCTGGTCTCGACAGGCTCGACCACCGGGGACGGCTCGACCACCGGGGAACGCTCGCCACGCACCGAGGACGACGTCCTCAAGGGCATGAACCAGCAGTGGCGCCGCAACATCAAGAAGGCCACCAAGGCCGGCGTCGAGGTCGAGCAGACCGACCCCCGCGGCGGGCTGAAGCTCTTCCACGACCTCTACGTCCACACCGCCGAGCGCGACGGCTTCACCCCGCGGCCGCTGTCCTACTTCCGCGCGATGTTCGAGGCGCTGGCCGAGCCCCGCGCCGACGCCGTCACCGACCTGCGGCTCTACCTCGCCCGCCACGAGGGCGACCTGGTCGCGGCGACCATCTGGATCCGCGTGGGTGAGCACAGCTGGTACTCCTACGGCGCCTCCTCCACCGAGAAGCGCGACGTACGCGGGTCGAACGCCATCCAGTGGCGGATGATCACCGACGCGCTCACCGAGGGCGCCGCGATCTACGACCTGCGCGGCATCACCGAGACCCTGGACGCCGACGACCCGCACGTGGGCCTGATCCAGTTCAAGGTCGGCACCGGCGGCGAGGCCGTCGAGTACGCCGGCGAGTGGGACCTGCCGATCAACCGTGCCCTGTACAAGGCCTTCCAGATCTACCTGAGCCGGCGGTGA
- a CDS encoding glycosyltransferase family 87 protein: protein MTHRHPTQEDPVVAGLSEAVGGPVGDHAGRHPWWTPRRVLLLLAAVVFALGVVQKAPCSLGASEDTEATYAQMCYTDLRPLYIPRGFAENAWPYSGDDQTRSRYEVMEYPVGISYWAWGTSWVTHWLVGSPDLDDRYAAAPSQLWGLDGMDAEITVFVLVNAVGFALLALLTVWFLTGVSPGRPWDAAAFALSPALALTGLINWDLIAVALVAAALWAWTRERTVLTGVLIGLGVAAKLYPLFLLGGLLVLCLRRRRIADFTTLLVTSFAAWLAANAPAYLTGREQWRVFWDFNAERGADLGSLWLLVDQATDIGFAAGTINTWSWALFALWCLGVFVLGMKAPEDPRLAQLGFLIVAGFLIINKVYSPQYVLWLLPLAVLARPQWRDQLVWQGGELFYFAMVWWYLGGFLEPAGGGDAGFYWVAILVRVAAELYLVALVARDVWRPEHDVVRSPRRQSEMTTRSTSVAV from the coding sequence ATGACGCACCGCCACCCGACGCAGGAGGACCCGGTCGTGGCCGGTCTCTCCGAGGCGGTGGGTGGACCCGTCGGCGACCACGCCGGACGGCACCCGTGGTGGACCCCGCGGCGAGTGCTGCTGTTGCTGGCGGCGGTGGTCTTCGCCCTCGGCGTGGTGCAGAAGGCGCCGTGCTCGCTGGGGGCGAGCGAGGACACCGAGGCGACGTACGCCCAGATGTGCTACACCGACCTGCGCCCGCTCTACATCCCGCGCGGCTTCGCCGAGAACGCCTGGCCCTACTCCGGTGACGACCAGACGCGCAGCCGCTACGAGGTGATGGAGTACCCCGTCGGGATCTCCTACTGGGCGTGGGGCACCTCGTGGGTGACGCACTGGCTGGTGGGTTCGCCGGACCTCGACGACCGGTACGCCGCCGCGCCCTCCCAGCTGTGGGGGCTGGACGGGATGGATGCCGAGATCACCGTGTTCGTGCTGGTCAACGCGGTCGGGTTCGCCCTGCTCGCGCTGCTCACGGTGTGGTTCCTCACCGGTGTCTCACCCGGACGCCCGTGGGACGCGGCGGCGTTCGCCCTCTCCCCGGCGCTGGCGTTGACCGGCCTGATCAACTGGGACCTCATCGCCGTCGCGCTCGTCGCCGCCGCCCTGTGGGCGTGGACGCGGGAGCGCACCGTGCTGACCGGAGTCCTGATCGGGCTCGGCGTCGCCGCCAAGCTCTATCCGCTGTTCCTGCTGGGCGGGCTCCTCGTGCTGTGCCTGCGACGGCGCCGCATCGCCGACTTCACCACGCTGTTGGTCACCAGCTTCGCGGCCTGGCTGGCCGCCAACGCGCCGGCGTACCTCACCGGGCGCGAGCAGTGGCGCGTCTTCTGGGACTTCAACGCCGAGCGCGGCGCCGACCTGGGCTCGCTGTGGCTCCTGGTCGACCAGGCCACCGACATCGGGTTCGCCGCCGGCACCATCAACACTTGGAGCTGGGCGCTCTTCGCCCTGTGGTGCCTGGGTGTCTTCGTGCTCGGGATGAAGGCCCCCGAGGATCCGCGACTGGCGCAGCTCGGCTTCCTGATCGTGGCCGGCTTCCTGATCATCAACAAGGTCTACTCGCCGCAGTACGTGCTGTGGCTGCTCCCGCTGGCCGTGCTCGCCCGGCCCCAGTGGCGGGACCAGCTGGTGTGGCAGGGCGGCGAGCTCTTCTACTTCGCGATGGTCTGGTGGTACCTCGGCGGGTTCCTCGAGCCCGCCGGCGGCGGGGACGCCGGCTTCTACTGGGTCGCGATCCTCGTCCGCGTCGCCGCCGAGCTCTACCTCGTGGCGCTCGTCGCCCGCGACGTCTGGCGCCCCGAGCACGACGTCGTACGGTCCCCGCGACGTCAGTCGGAGATGACCACCCGGTCGACGTCGGTGGCGGTGTAG
- a CDS encoding alanine racemase produces MSLTLHVDGPRWRAHLESVAAAHPGLVPVAKGNGYGLTVGRLARRAQWLRDRGHDVPAVAVGTYDEIAQVAPRWDGDIVVLTPWRPWIEPLEPRLADRVVHTVSRAEDVGALLAVDPRARLVLEQVTSMQRHGMRADDLWQAASLLRRHPGARFEGFAIHLPLGHGAHVAEVGRLLTDAVGAGLGPVTAWVSHLSEAELDRVRSAHPGVTLRPRIGTALWLGDRGAFSVRARVLDVHAVARGEEFGYRGRSIPRDGHLLVVSGGTAHGIGLEAPAGDQGLRSRVATVARGGLDAAGWVKSPFTVAGKARLFAEPPHMQASMLYLPAGAEVPEVGDEVDVRVRYTATDVDRVVISD; encoded by the coding sequence ATGAGCCTCACGCTGCACGTCGACGGGCCGCGCTGGCGCGCCCACCTGGAGTCGGTCGCCGCCGCCCACCCGGGGCTGGTGCCGGTCGCCAAGGGCAACGGCTACGGCCTCACCGTCGGCCGCCTCGCGCGGCGGGCGCAGTGGTTGCGCGACCGCGGTCACGACGTACCGGCCGTGGCAGTGGGGACCTATGACGAGATCGCGCAGGTCGCGCCCCGCTGGGACGGCGACATCGTGGTCCTCACGCCCTGGCGGCCGTGGATCGAGCCGCTCGAGCCCCGCCTGGCCGACCGGGTCGTCCACACCGTGAGCCGCGCCGAGGACGTCGGCGCCCTGCTCGCGGTCGACCCCCGCGCCCGGTTGGTGCTGGAGCAGGTCACCTCGATGCAGCGCCACGGGATGCGCGCCGACGACCTGTGGCAGGCGGCGAGCCTGCTGCGGCGCCACCCCGGGGCCCGGTTCGAGGGCTTCGCGATCCACCTGCCGCTGGGCCACGGCGCCCACGTCGCCGAGGTCGGGCGGCTGCTCACCGACGCGGTCGGCGCGGGCCTGGGGCCGGTGACGGCGTGGGTCAGCCACCTCTCCGAGGCCGAGCTCGACCGGGTGCGGTCGGCCCACCCGGGCGTCACGCTCCGGCCGCGGATCGGCACGGCGCTCTGGCTCGGCGACCGCGGCGCGTTCTCGGTGCGGGCCCGCGTGCTGGACGTCCACGCGGTCGCACGCGGTGAGGAGTTCGGCTACCGCGGCCGCAGCATCCCGCGCGACGGGCACCTGTTGGTGGTCAGTGGCGGCACCGCCCACGGCATCGGCCTGGAGGCACCGGCCGGTGACCAAGGTCTGCGGTCCCGGGTCGCGACCGTCGCCCGCGGCGGGCTCGACGCGGCGGGCTGGGTGAAGTCGCCGTTCACCGTGGCCGGCAAGGCGCGGCTCTTCGCCGAGCCCCCGCACATGCAGGCCTCGATGCTCTACCTCCCCGCGGGCGCCGAGGTCCCGGAGGTCGGCGACGAGGTCGACGTCCGCGTCCGCTACACCGCCACCGACGTCGACCGGGTGGTCATCTCCGACTGA
- the rplI gene encoding 50S ribosomal protein L9 has translation MKIILTQEVDGLGAAGDVVDVKPGYARNYLQPRGFAVAWTKGGQKQVDQIKAARVARAVRDEEHAAQIRAKLEGSTVDVKVQAGEGGRLFGSVTASDVAAALGEATGEQIDKRTVVIGNPIKSLGAHEVSVKLHDDVSANVALNVIRA, from the coding sequence ATGAAGATCATCCTGACCCAAGAAGTCGACGGCCTCGGTGCCGCCGGTGACGTCGTCGACGTCAAGCCGGGCTACGCCCGCAACTACCTCCAGCCGCGCGGCTTCGCCGTCGCCTGGACCAAGGGCGGCCAGAAGCAGGTCGACCAGATCAAGGCTGCCCGTGTCGCCCGCGCCGTGCGCGACGAGGAGCACGCGGCCCAGATCCGCGCCAAGCTCGAGGGCTCGACCGTCGACGTGAAGGTGCAGGCCGGTGAGGGTGGCCGGCTGTTCGGTTCGGTCACCGCCTCCGACGTCGCCGCCGCGCTCGGTGAGGCGACCGGTGAGCAGATCGACAAGCGCACCGTCGTGATCGGCAACCCGATCAAGTCCCTCGGTGCCCACGAGGTGTCGGTCAAGCTCCACGACGACGTCTCGGCCAACGTGGCGCTCAACGTCATCCGCGCCTGA
- a CDS encoding transglycosylase domain-containing protein has product MAARSKGKRASTPAKKRTARGRSSKSTPRVWRRRLLKWGGISGLVLALVLAGGGFWFYQAVDIPDPNEDFLTETTQVMYADGKQEMGTFAVQKRDSIPLEEMPDNIKDAVVAAENQTFWTDRGIDPRGILRAAFSNAQGNATQGASTITQQYVKILYLTQDRTYTRKAKEAVLSLKVQNQLSKEQVLEGYLNTIYFGRGAYGIQAASQAYFGKPAKKLNIRQAAVLAAVLNNPSRFDPANGEDAKANLKVRYDYVLSSMADMGTAPVEKTDKARKRLPKFPQISNSDRYGGQKGHALSMVRSELQRLGFSDEEIDGGGLKVTTTFTKKDMAAAEQGVKEARPEGFSDDELHVGVAVTEPGTGAVRGIYGGQDYLDSQLNWAVKGGQAGSIFKPVALAAGIDQGFSLEDRFEGNSPLEVPGGEIENQGDDDYGSVDMVTATENSINTAYVDMTMGMNDGPEAIVAMAEKMGIPGNEANKKDPFGLPTSSPGLNPFLSVALGPQTVSPINMANGYGTIANGGERSDAFIIDKVVDEEGRTRYQHKVTGGRAMSEDIAADVSYALQRNAQFGTGSKSSVIGRPSAGKTGTATNDKGWVTSAWYTGYTPQRSIAVSYTRGNGVGRLDGWLPSFFGSGFPLDTWNSVMRRSMEGMEVEEFPPPANVDGEAPSDGYEPPPPPPPEPTKTQQSKKPSSSAPTTKETEETSEPTQEPSPTKSSKEPSPSLPTGPSESPSDSQSPTAKPSATRSGNQRRRRRTAARG; this is encoded by the coding sequence GTGGCAGCCAGATCCAAGGGCAAGCGGGCATCGACCCCTGCCAAGAAGCGGACCGCACGCGGGCGGAGCTCGAAGAGCACGCCGCGCGTGTGGCGTCGTCGTCTCCTCAAGTGGGGCGGCATCTCGGGCCTCGTGCTGGCCCTGGTGCTCGCCGGTGGGGGCTTCTGGTTCTACCAGGCGGTCGACATCCCCGACCCCAACGAGGACTTCCTCACCGAGACCACCCAGGTGATGTACGCCGACGGCAAGCAGGAGATGGGCACCTTCGCGGTGCAGAAGCGTGACTCCATCCCGCTGGAGGAGATGCCGGACAACATCAAGGACGCCGTCGTCGCCGCGGAGAACCAGACCTTCTGGACCGACCGCGGCATCGACCCCCGGGGCATCCTGCGCGCCGCCTTCAGCAACGCGCAGGGCAACGCCACCCAGGGTGCCTCGACCATCACCCAGCAGTACGTCAAGATCCTCTACCTGACCCAGGACCGCACCTACACCCGCAAGGCGAAGGAAGCAGTCCTCTCGCTGAAGGTGCAGAACCAGCTCAGCAAGGAGCAGGTGCTCGAGGGCTACCTCAACACCATCTACTTCGGCCGCGGCGCCTACGGCATCCAGGCCGCCTCCCAGGCCTACTTCGGCAAGCCCGCCAAGAAGCTCAACATCCGCCAGGCCGCCGTGCTGGCCGCGGTGCTCAACAACCCCAGCCGCTTCGACCCGGCCAACGGCGAGGACGCCAAGGCCAACCTCAAGGTCCGCTACGACTACGTGCTGTCCTCCATGGCCGACATGGGCACGGCCCCGGTCGAGAAGACCGACAAGGCGCGCAAGCGGCTGCCCAAGTTCCCCCAGATCTCCAACAGCGACCGGTACGGCGGCCAGAAGGGCCACGCGCTGAGCATGGTCCGCAGTGAGCTCCAGCGCCTCGGCTTCAGCGACGAGGAGATCGACGGCGGTGGCCTGAAGGTCACCACCACCTTCACCAAGAAGGACATGGCCGCCGCCGAGCAGGGCGTTAAGGAGGCCCGCCCCGAGGGCTTCTCCGACGACGAGCTGCACGTGGGCGTCGCCGTCACCGAGCCCGGGACGGGCGCGGTCCGCGGCATCTACGGCGGGCAGGACTACCTGGACTCCCAGCTCAACTGGGCGGTCAAGGGCGGCCAGGCCGGCTCGATCTTCAAGCCCGTCGCGCTCGCCGCCGGCATCGACCAGGGCTTCTCGCTCGAGGACCGCTTCGAGGGCAACTCCCCGCTGGAGGTCCCCGGGGGCGAGATCGAGAACCAGGGCGATGACGACTACGGCAGCGTGGACATGGTCACCGCCACCGAGAACTCCATCAACACCGCCTACGTCGACATGACCATGGGCATGAACGACGGCCCCGAGGCCATCGTCGCCATGGCGGAGAAGATGGGCATCCCCGGCAACGAGGCCAACAAGAAGGACCCCTTCGGCCTGCCCACCTCCAGCCCCGGCTTGAACCCGTTCCTCTCGGTGGCGCTGGGGCCGCAGACGGTCAGCCCGATCAACATGGCCAACGGCTACGGCACGATCGCCAACGGCGGTGAGCGCAGCGACGCCTTCATCATCGACAAGGTCGTCGACGAGGAGGGCCGCACCCGCTACCAGCACAAGGTCACCGGCGGCCGCGCCATGAGCGAGGACATCGCCGCCGACGTGTCCTACGCGCTGCAGCGCAACGCGCAGTTCGGCACCGGCAGCAAGTCCTCGGTCATCGGACGCCCGAGCGCCGGCAAGACCGGCACGGCCACCAACGACAAGGGGTGGGTCACCTCGGCCTGGTACACCGGCTACACCCCGCAGCGCTCGATCGCGGTCTCCTACACCCGCGGCAACGGCGTCGGCCGCCTCGACGGCTGGCTGCCCTCCTTCTTCGGCAGCGGCTTCCCGCTCGACACCTGGAACTCGGTGATGCGGCGCTCCATGGAAGGCATGGAGGTCGAGGAGTTCCCGCCGCCGGCCAACGTCGACGGCGAGGCGCCCTCCGATGGCTACGAGCCGCCCCCGCCGCCGCCCCCGGAGCCGACGAAGACGCAGCAGTCGAAGAAGCCGTCGAGCTCGGCACCGACGACCAAGGAGACCGAGGAGACCTCGGAGCCGACCCAGGAGCCGTCGCCGACGAAGTCCAGCAAGGAGCCGTCACCGTCGCTGCCCACCGGGCCGAGTGAGTCCCCGAGCGATTCGCAGAGTCCGACGGCCAAGCCCTCCGCGACGCGGAGTGGCAACCAGCGCCGTCGGCGGCGTACCGCTGCGCGCGGATGA
- a CDS encoding VOC family protein, translating to MTASLSPKLVLADTAAALQWYADTLGAEVDQRYVAGDSIVFASMQLFGATVTLKDGDAHDPVPSPGPILELTVDDPDDLVHRMLDAGAETVFPVADQPYGARGGRVRDPHGVQWLVQTPLWLTPDQVQAAIDAMGG from the coding sequence ATGACCGCATCGCTGAGCCCCAAGCTCGTCCTGGCCGACACCGCGGCCGCCCTGCAGTGGTACGCCGACACCCTCGGCGCCGAGGTCGACCAGCGCTACGTCGCGGGCGACTCGATCGTGTTCGCCTCGATGCAGCTGTTCGGGGCGACGGTCACCCTCAAGGACGGCGACGCCCACGACCCGGTGCCGTCGCCGGGCCCGATCCTGGAGCTGACCGTGGACGATCCCGACGACCTCGTGCACCGCATGCTGGATGCGGGCGCCGAGACGGTGTTCCCCGTCGCCGACCAGCCCTACGGCGCCCGCGGCGGCCGGGTGCGCGACCCCCACGGCGTGCAGTGGCTGGTGCAGACGCCGCTGTGGCTGACGCCGGACCAGGTCCAGGCGGCGATCGACGCGATGGGAGGGTGA
- a CDS encoding deoxyribonuclease IV — protein MAIGAHVDQTDPVAEAQARDTSLVQFFLGDPQSYRGPEVTYDGGAAALRTAAEAAGVDLYVHAPYRINVASLNNKIRIPSRKLLQQHMDAAAEIGAKGLIVHGGHVTKDDAPEKGYDNWRKAIESTDIKVPLLIENTAGGDHAMARLLDSIGRVWDAISGAEGFDDVGFCLDTCHAHAGGNPLATLAADVRAITGRIDLVHGNDSRDEFDSGADRHTNFGEGLIDPDLLATVVRDAGAPVICETPGGPEEHRADFAWLRDRL, from the coding sequence ATCGCCATCGGAGCCCACGTCGACCAGACCGACCCCGTCGCCGAGGCGCAGGCCCGCGACACCTCGCTGGTGCAGTTCTTCCTCGGTGACCCGCAGAGCTACCGCGGGCCCGAGGTCACCTACGACGGCGGTGCGGCCGCGCTGCGGACCGCCGCCGAGGCGGCGGGCGTCGACCTCTACGTCCACGCGCCGTACCGGATCAACGTGGCCAGCCTGAACAACAAGATCCGCATCCCCAGCCGCAAGCTGCTCCAGCAGCACATGGACGCTGCGGCCGAGATCGGCGCGAAGGGCCTCATCGTCCACGGCGGTCACGTCACCAAGGACGATGCGCCGGAGAAGGGCTACGACAACTGGCGCAAGGCCATCGAGTCGACCGACATCAAGGTGCCGCTGCTCATCGAGAACACCGCCGGCGGCGACCACGCCATGGCGCGGCTGCTGGACAGCATCGGCCGGGTCTGGGACGCGATCTCCGGAGCGGAGGGCTTCGACGACGTCGGCTTCTGCCTCGACACCTGCCACGCCCACGCCGGCGGCAACCCGTTGGCGACGCTCGCGGCCGACGTACGCGCCATCACCGGCCGCATCGACCTGGTGCACGGCAACGACAGCCGCGACGAGTTCGACTCCGGCGCCGACCGCCACACCAACTTCGGCGAGGGGCTCATCGACCCCGACCTGCTGGCGACCGTCGTGCGCGACGCCGGCGCCCCGGTCATCTGCGAGACGCCGGGTGGCCCGGAGGAGCACCGCGCCGACTTCGCGTGGCTGCGCGACCGGCTCTGA
- the rpsR gene encoding 30S ribosomal protein S18 produces MAKPVVRKPKKKVCQFCKEKATGVDYKDTALLRKFISDRGKIRARRVTGNCVQHQRDVAIAVKNAREVALLPYTSAGR; encoded by the coding sequence ATGGCCAAGCCAGTCGTTCGCAAGCCGAAGAAGAAGGTTTGCCAGTTCTGCAAGGAGAAGGCGACCGGTGTCGACTACAAGGACACCGCGCTGCTCCGCAAGTTCATCTCCGACCGCGGCAAGATCCGCGCGCGGCGTGTGACCGGCAACTGCGTCCAGCACCAGCGGGACGTGGCGATCGCGGTCAAGAACGCCCGCGAGGTTGCCCTGCTGCCCTACACCTCCGCCGGTCGCTGA
- a CDS encoding MATE family efflux transporter — protein sequence MRRPLRFHPTRDDREIARLAVPAFLALVAEPLFLLGDAAVIGHLGTPELAGLGIAATVLQTLVGLCVFLAYGTTAGVARQLGAGRRGAALGQGIDGLWLAVAIGVPVTALGIALTGPLVAAFGAGAGVSEPAVDYLRVALLGVTPLLLMLAATGVLRGLQDTRTPMYVAIAGNVANLGLNVVLVFGAGPVPGLGIVGSALGSVLAQLASAAVLIAVVTRAARREGTSLVPRRRGILAAGRAGVPLLIRTLTLRASLLVTTYAVVAASTSAAEESVPIAAHQLALTIWGFLAFALDAIAIAAQAITGRYLGAGDADATRTVTARMVRWGVVSGIATGLGLAAVSPWLGHLFTPDTAVRDALVPVLLVAALAQPVAGVVFVLDGVLIGAGDGPYLAWAGLAVLAGYAPVVLLTGWAGAALPWLWVVFGALFMGGRYVTLTRRAAGDRWLVTGA from the coding sequence GTGAGGCGGCCGCTGCGGTTCCACCCCACGCGCGACGACCGCGAGATCGCCCGGCTCGCCGTGCCGGCCTTCCTCGCACTGGTCGCCGAGCCCCTCTTCCTCCTCGGCGACGCCGCCGTCATCGGACACCTCGGCACCCCTGAGCTGGCCGGCCTCGGCATCGCCGCCACCGTCCTGCAGACCCTCGTCGGACTCTGCGTCTTCCTCGCCTACGGCACCACCGCCGGCGTCGCCCGCCAGCTCGGCGCCGGCCGACGGGGCGCGGCCCTCGGCCAGGGCATCGACGGCCTCTGGCTGGCGGTGGCCATCGGCGTCCCCGTCACCGCCCTCGGCATCGCCCTCACCGGTCCACTCGTGGCCGCCTTCGGCGCGGGCGCCGGTGTCAGCGAGCCCGCCGTCGACTACCTCCGCGTCGCCCTGCTCGGCGTCACCCCGCTGCTGCTCATGCTCGCCGCCACCGGAGTCCTCCGCGGACTCCAGGACACCCGCACCCCGATGTACGTCGCCATCGCCGGCAACGTCGCCAACCTCGGGCTCAACGTGGTCCTCGTCTTCGGCGCCGGCCCCGTGCCCGGCCTGGGCATCGTCGGTTCGGCGCTCGGCTCCGTGCTCGCCCAGCTCGCCAGCGCGGCCGTCCTCATCGCCGTGGTCACCCGTGCCGCCCGCCGCGAGGGCACGTCCCTGGTCCCCCGCCGCCGCGGCATCCTCGCCGCCGGACGGGCCGGCGTACCGCTGCTGATCCGGACCCTCACCCTGCGCGCCTCCCTGCTGGTGACGACGTACGCCGTCGTCGCGGCCAGCACCTCCGCTGCGGAGGAGTCGGTGCCGATCGCCGCCCACCAGCTCGCGCTGACCATCTGGGGCTTCCTCGCGTTCGCCCTGGACGCGATCGCGATCGCCGCACAGGCGATCACCGGCCGCTACCTCGGCGCCGGCGACGCGGACGCAACCCGGACGGTGACCGCCCGCATGGTCCGCTGGGGCGTCGTCAGCGGGATCGCGACCGGCCTCGGCCTGGCCGCCGTCAGCCCGTGGCTCGGCCACCTGTTCACCCCTGACACCGCCGTGCGCGACGCGCTGGTGCCCGTGCTGCTCGTGGCGGCCCTCGCCCAACCCGTGGCCGGCGTGGTGTTCGTCCTCGACGGCGTCCTCATCGGCGCCGGCGACGGGCCGTACCTGGCATGGGCCGGCCTGGCGGTGCTGGCCGGATACGCTCCCGTGGTGCTGTTGACCGGATGGGCGGGCGCCGCGCTGCCCTGGCTGTGGGTGGTCTTCGGGGCGCTCTTCATGGGCGGGCGCTACGTCACCCTGACCCGCCGGGCCGCCGGCGACCGCTGGCTGGTGACCGGCGCATGA
- the rpsF gene encoding 30S ribosomal protein S6, whose amino-acid sequence MRNYEVMVILDPSIDERRAQPSLTKYLDVITEAGGTIANVDVWGRRRLAYEINKHAEGIYVVIDLTAATETVKEFERRLNLDESVLRLKVLKPTAVAATAPSED is encoded by the coding sequence TTGCGCAACTACGAAGTCATGGTCATCCTCGACCCGAGCATCGACGAGCGCCGCGCGCAGCCGTCGCTGACCAAGTACCTCGACGTGATCACCGAGGCCGGTGGCACGATCGCGAACGTCGACGTGTGGGGCCGCCGCCGGCTGGCCTACGAGATCAACAAGCACGCCGAGGGCATCTACGTCGTCATCGACCTCACCGCCGCGACCGAGACCGTCAAGGAGTTCGAGCGCCGCCTCAACCTCGACGAGTCCGTGCTGCGCCTGAAGGTCCTCAAGCCCACCGCCGTGGCGGCCACCGCTCCGAGCGAGGACTGA
- a CDS encoding single-stranded DNA-binding protein yields the protein MAGETIITVVGNLTDDPELRFTPSGAAVANFTVASTPRTFNRETSQWEDGEAMFLRCSIWRQAAENVAESLTKGTRVIVQGRLKQRSFETREGEKRTVIELDADEIGPALRFATAQVSKSGRGGGGGGYGSQGGGQGGAPAGDPWANQGGGQGGAPANDPWAAPGVGNAGSDDPPF from the coding sequence ATGGCAGGCGAGACCATCATCACCGTCGTCGGCAACCTGACCGACGACCCGGAGCTGCGGTTCACGCCCTCGGGCGCCGCCGTCGCCAACTTCACGGTGGCGTCGACCCCGCGCACCTTCAACCGCGAGACCAGCCAGTGGGAGGACGGCGAGGCCATGTTCCTGCGCTGCTCCATCTGGCGGCAGGCCGCGGAGAACGTCGCGGAATCCCTCACCAAGGGCACCCGGGTGATCGTCCAGGGCCGGCTCAAGCAGCGCAGCTTCGAGACCCGCGAGGGCGAGAAGCGCACGGTCATCGAGCTCGACGCCGACGAGATCGGTCCCGCGCTGCGCTTCGCCACCGCCCAGGTCAGCAAGTCCGGTCGCGGTGGCGGCGGTGGGGGCTACGGCTCCCAGGGCGGCGGTCAGGGCGGTGCCCCGGCCGGCGACCCGTGGGCCAACCAGGGTGGCGGCCAGGGCGGCGCCCCGGCCAACGACCCCTGGGCCGCCCCCGGCGTGGGCAACGCGGGATCCGACGACCCGCCCTTTTGA